In the genome of Eriocheir sinensis breed Jianghai 21 chromosome 44, ASM2467909v1, whole genome shotgun sequence, one region contains:
- the LOC126980406 gene encoding zinc finger SWIM domain-containing protein 7-like has protein sequence MNQSPSIAAVVESLLKVAGENYKASGQLSPDVLVSLHLIHGPSLLNALDLVDNTKVVKAVSTSGRWLYQVTGSAGTPYYCFPHSIYCQCMAFKYAILKRRERPLCKHVLAARLADEMGLVKERKVSDEYIMDVLAHVY, from the exons ATGAACCAGAGTCCCAGTATCGCGGCGGTGGTGGAGAGTCTGCTCAAGGTGGCGGGTGAGAACTACAAGGCATCAGGGCAACTGTCCCCTGATGTGCTGGTGTCACTGCACCTTATCCACGGCCCGTCACTCCTCAACGCACTGGACCTTGTGGATAACACGAAG GTGGTGAAGGCAGTGAGCACCAGCGGCCGGTGGTTGTACCAGGTCACAGGCAGCGCAGGAACACCTTACTATTGTTTCCCTCACTCAATATATTGTCAATGCATGGCCTTCAAGTATGCTATACTCAAGAGGAGGGAGCGACCTCTGTGCAAACACGTCCTTGCAGCACGCCTGGCTGACGAGATGGGGCTGGTCAAAGAAAGAAAGGTCTCGGACGAGTATATCATGGACGTGCTGGCCCATGTGTACTAG
- the LOC126980404 gene encoding uncharacterized protein LOC126980404 — translation MEEEEVVPAPDEGNERGTEAGGRGVSTGGNEGGSEARSGGSEGDEAGGEEGMPPLPSTHKTEKDKPKVRPSQVTEEDRQRPTYDEANQTEGEEQGAPHLQTASKAEEDTAQIPSHVEANRTEDTEDMLPTQPENKTMEENADIPSLLPASKTQENNTSIPSLLPARKMERKGMLRPLSSSRKIKKVKSLPKNVANPMMLKVVRRVNSTTNLGSIPSIVPATESFIPSSISPATNPSHMHLVQTADGRKLLLTNVVNVSKAMPSKPLIFLSKGQNMVAPAPSTTFAMSSAPRVTPQVSANMPQTIIINPTQLQAPQPVVLRIPGINQPIVVRQQSTNPMAATSQPAAAPKRTIATSRRATPAPTTTTAAVPGPITSPAKALTPEGPIMFVNSGMTKFKVVGKPVPVQLFPKVQNIAPKDTSTTTTFAALPASLPSLKSVRKVPDQVPPLITVPAGPPKAPLPEPPAYLNIRVKEEPAEQGGGGDAAPAVKMEPADTKQEDETDEEGDLPLQLDALLDVRIKEEATDEQSELLARDKQLRQVLGVTNTDDADEQQQNQHQQEQLPPQMPKFYIRTSEGKLVSISPEEAKALGLNHKDKVEENQRRLMNALSMAQTTVVDRGVGAEMAAKLRPDTPNVLIPGNVNVKDFVSCHVSPAAEKTAALMRNLAGRRLDTNANNILAPKSNTGIIGEFEAEDGKRYLKITIETEANGKEPCNVPITPLNTYQCPFCGRDFKTKDHVVSHIRIHTGERPYPCDVCGKRYRQRIDIIRHMRIHTGEKPFNCGLCNASFNQKSNLRSHMRIHTGERPVQCKVCGKGFSRNTHLKQHMKLHTGEKPYKCNVCHRPFRFKSGLQAHERIHTGLKPYACSLCGRTFTQIVGLIRHERTHAGEKPFRCQSCGKSFDTRDALKSHVKKHTGERPHACDLCPKTFTDPSALRCHRKKYHANMLICVICLREDFKDRIELREHLRAHERQNWEETPEGELVPLARPLDGEHFISVNDMMDEDETLEGEGDENYPIQNEVAMNDENYVEVELDPDDPMEDDSESRGFTEDRNDGDNDYREHKFQIEDCDPLA, via the exons atggaggaggaggaggtcgtcccTGCACCTGATGAGGGAAACGAGAGAGGAACAGAGGCAGGAGGCAGAGGAGTGAGTactggaggaaatgaaggaggcagTGAAGCGAGGagtggaggaagtgagggagatgaaGCAGGTGGTGAGGAAGGCATGCCACCTCTCCCATCAACTcacaaaacagagaaagacaaaccaAAAGTACGACCCAGCCAAGTaacagaggaagacagacaaagaccAACATATGATGAAGCAAACCAAACCGAGGGAGAGGAACAAGGGGCACCACATCTCCAAACAGCAAGCAAGGCAGAGGAAGACACAGCACAAATCCCATCTCATGTAGAAGCAAACAGAACAGAGGACACAGAAGACATGCTACCCACTCAACCAGAAAACAAGACAATGGAAGAAAACGCAGATATTCCATCCCTTTTACCAGCGAGcaagacacaagaaaacaacacaagcaTACCATCACTGTTACCAGccagaaaaatggagaggaaaggaatgctaCGGCCCCTTTCATCatcaaggaagataaagaaagttaAATCCTTGCCCAAAAATGTCGCCAACCCCATGATGCTGAAGGTGGTGAGACGTGTCAACTCAACCACCAATTTAGGCTCCATCCCCTCCATTGTCCCTGCCACTGAAAGCTTCATCCCCTCCAGCATATCACCCGCCACCAACCCCTCCCACATGCACCTCGTACAGACAGCGGACGGCAGAAAGCTCCTCCTCACCAACGTTGTCAATGTGTCCAAGGCCATGCCCAGCAAACCACTCATTTTCCTGTCCAAGGGTCAAAACATGGTTGCTCCGGCCCCCTCCACAACCTTTGCAATGTCATCAGCCCCTCGCGTCACCCCTCAAGTGTCCGCCAACATGCCTCAGACCATCATTATCAACCCCACCCAGCTTCAAGCCCCTCAGCCGGTTGTGTTAAGGATCCCCGGCATCAACCAGCCAATCGTAGTGCGGCAGCAGTCCACAAACCCCATGGCAGCCACATCCCAGCCTGCCGCAGCACCAAAGAGGACCATAGCCACATCGCGAAGGGCCacaccagcccccaccaccactaccgccgctGTGCCAGGCCCCATCACCTCCCCAGCCAAGGCTCTCACCCCCGAGGGCCCCATCATGTTTGTGAATAGTGGGATGACCAAGTTTAAGGTCGTTGGTAAACCTGTCCCCGTCCAACTGTTCCCAAAAGTACAAAATATTGCCCCGAaggacacctccaccaccaccacctttgctgCCTTGCCTGCCTCACTGCCAAGTCTCAAGAGTGTAAGAAAAGTCCCTGACCAGGTCCCTCCCCTCATCACAGTCCCCGCCGGCCCACCCAAAGCCCCCCTGCCTGAGCCGCCAGCATACCTCAACATCAGGGTGAAGGAGGAGCCGGCAGAGCAAGGGGGTGGCGGTGATGCTGCTCCCGCTGTGAAGATGGAGCCAGCGGACACAAAGCAGGAAGATGAGACGGATGAAGAGGGAGACTTACCGCTGCAGTTGGATGCCTTGCTGGATGTTCGCATCAAAGAGGAGGCGACGGATGAGCAGA gtGAACTTCTAGCTAGAGATAAACAACTCCGTCAAGTGCTTGGGGTAACAAACACTGATGATGCAGACGAGCAGCAACAAAACCAGCACCAGCAGGAGCAGCTCCCTCCCCAGATGCCCAAATTCTACATCCGCACATCGGAGGGGAAGCTGGTGTCCATTTCCCCAGAAGAGGCGAAGGCTTTGGGCCTCAACCACAAAGATAAAGTGGAGGAAAACCAGCGGCGTCTGATGAATGCACTGAGCATGGCCCAGACGACAGTGGTGGATCGTGGTGTGGGGGCTGAGATGGCCGCCAAGCTGCGCCCTGACACACCCAACGTCCTCATCCCAGGGAATGTTAACGTCAAGGACTTTGTGAGCTGCCATGTCTCCCCTGCAGCAGAGAAGACGGCAGCCCTGATGAGGAACCTTGCTGGGCGCAGACTGGACACAAACGCCAACAATATTTTGGCTCCCAAGAGCAATACGGGAATAATCGGGGAGTTTGAGGCTGAGGATGGCAAGCGGTACCTCAAGATCACCATTGAGACGGAGGCCAATGGGAAGGAGCCGTGCAATGTGCCCATAACGCCCCTCAACACCTACCAGTGCCCCTTTTGTGGCAGGGACTTCAAGACCAAGGACCACGTTGTCTCACACATCCGCATCCACACCGGCGAGCGCCCGTACCCTTGCGACGTCTGCGGCAAGCGTTACCGCCAGCGGATCGACATAATCCGCCACATGCGCATCCATACTGGTGAGAAGCCCTTCAACTGTGGCCTGTGTAACGCGTCCTTCAACCAGAAGTCCAACCTGCGCTCCCACATGCGGATACACACGGGGGAGCGGCCGGTGCAGTGCAAGGTGTGCGGGAAGGGCTTCTCCCGCAACACCCACCTCAAGCAGCACATGAAGCTTCACACCGGGGAGAAGCCGTACAAGTGCAATGTCTGCCACCGCCCCTTCCGCTTCAAGTCCGGGCTGCAGGCACACGAACGTATCCACACTGGCCTCAAACCCTACGCCTGCTCCCTCTGCGGCCGCACCTTCACACAGATCGTGGGGCTGATCCGCCATGAAAGGACGCATGCAGGGGAGAAGCCTTTCAGGTGCCAGAGCTGCGGAAAGTCCTTCGACACGCGCGACGCTCTCAAGAGTCACGTCAAGAAGCACACGGGAGAGCGACCTCATGCCTGTGACCTCTGCCCCAAGACTTTCACCGACCCGTCTGCCCTTCGCTGCCACCGCAAGAAGTACCACGCCAATATGCTTATTTGTGTCATATGTCTCCGGGAGGACTTCAAGGATCGGATAGAACTCAGGGAACACCTCCGAGCACACGAACGGCAGAACTGGGAGGAGACGCCCGAGGGAGAACTTGTCCCCTTGGCGAGGCCTCTTGACGGGGAACATTTTATCTCCGTCAACGACATGATGGATGAAGATGAAAcactggaaggggaaggggatgagaattACCCAATCCAGAATGAGGTGGCGATGAATGACGAGAACTATGTTGAGGTGGAACTTGACCCTGACGATCCAATGGAGGATGACAGTGAGAGCAGAGGATTCACGGAGGACCGGAATGATGGCGATAATGATTATAGAGAACATAAATTCCAAATTGAAGACTGTGACCcactagcctag